In Nostoc sp. CENA543, a single genomic region encodes these proteins:
- the gloB gene encoding hydroxyacylglutathione hydrolase, with protein MQVIRLEALSDNYIFLLHDEQSNVAAVVDPAEAEPVLRHLAQLNAELVAVFNTHHHHDHVGGNQKLMQKFPQLTVYGGAEDQGRIPGQKVFLQPGDRVQFANRVGEVIFVPGHTRAHIAYYFPPQTTNEPGELFCGDTLFAGGCGRLFEGTPAQMVESLSKLRSLPDHTRVWCAHEYTLKNLQFALTIDGNNTDLQKRIYEVKTQRDRQEATVPSWLGVEKLTNPFLRWEQPALQLAANSSDPIQTFARIRGMKDMF; from the coding sequence ATGCAAGTTATTCGCCTTGAGGCACTTTCAGACAACTATATATTCCTACTGCATGATGAGCAAAGCAATGTAGCGGCTGTAGTTGATCCCGCAGAGGCTGAACCAGTCCTGAGACATCTAGCCCAACTAAATGCGGAATTAGTAGCTGTTTTTAATACTCACCACCACCATGATCATGTCGGTGGTAATCAAAAGCTGATGCAGAAGTTTCCACAGTTGACTGTTTACGGTGGTGCGGAAGATCAAGGCAGAATACCTGGACAGAAGGTGTTTTTACAACCAGGCGATCGCGTCCAATTTGCGAATCGAGTCGGTGAGGTGATTTTTGTACCCGGACACACCCGCGCGCACATTGCTTATTACTTCCCGCCCCAAACCACCAACGAACCTGGAGAATTATTTTGTGGAGACACCTTATTTGCTGGAGGTTGCGGTCGTTTGTTTGAAGGGACACCAGCGCAAATGGTGGAATCATTGAGTAAACTCAGGTCTTTACCAGACCATACCCGTGTGTGGTGCGCCCATGAATACACATTAAAAAATTTACAATTTGCCTTGACTATAGACGGTAATAATACTGATTTGCAAAAACGGATTTATGAAGTGAAAACACAACGCGATCGCCAAGAAGCCACCGTCCCCTCATGGTTAGGAGTAGAAAAGTTAACCAATCCCTTTTTACGTTGGGAGCAACCAGCACTACAACTTGCAGCTAACAGTAGTGATCCAATACAGACATTCGCACGGATTCGGGGAATGAAGGATATGTTTTAG
- a CDS encoding pentapeptide repeat-containing protein, which translates to MANIEHLGLLQAGAVRWLEWRNTNPHIAPDLSTADLQKHNLRGAHLQGVNLSKVDLSHALLVRADLSQANLNSANLHQAKLSEANLNAAQLSVADLSQAILTQANLSHSILIGSNLSEANFRGATLIAANLIGTDLSNANLRDADLDAAQLNRAHLCFTNLIEANLIETNLSEANLYAADLVGAYLYKANLEKARLYKAHLSSAYLFRANLTEADLTGADLGWANLKGANLAGANLTNANLRGANLAGANLTGVNFQNAIMPDGIRHD; encoded by the coding sequence ATGGCAAATATAGAGCATCTAGGTTTATTGCAAGCTGGCGCAGTCCGATGGCTGGAGTGGAGAAACACTAATCCTCATATAGCACCAGACTTAAGCACCGCCGACTTACAAAAACATAACCTCAGAGGCGCGCACCTCCAGGGAGTTAACTTGAGCAAAGTTGATTTAAGTCATGCTTTACTAGTACGCGCCGACTTGAGCCAAGCTAATCTCAATAGTGCCAATCTCCATCAAGCCAAACTCAGCGAAGCTAATTTAAATGCGGCTCAATTGAGTGTAGCCGATTTGAGTCAAGCCATTCTTACCCAAGCTAATTTGAGCCATAGTATCCTTATCGGCTCTAACTTAAGCGAGGCAAACTTCAGGGGAGCGACTTTGATAGCAGCTAATTTGATTGGTACTGACTTGAGTAATGCTAACTTGAGAGATGCCGATTTAGACGCAGCCCAGTTAAACCGCGCTCATCTTTGTTTTACCAATTTGATTGAGGCGAACTTAATCGAGACGAATTTAAGTGAAGCCAATTTATACGCCGCAGATTTAGTAGGAGCTTATCTCTACAAAGCTAATCTCGAAAAAGCCCGACTCTACAAAGCTCATTTGAGTAGTGCATACTTATTTCGGGCTAATCTCACTGAAGCTGATTTAACTGGTGCTGACTTAGGATGGGCAAATCTCAAAGGTGCTAATTTAGCAGGTGCTAACCTCACAAATGCAAACCTCAGAGGTGCAAATCTGGCTGGTGCAAATCTAACTGGTGTCAACTTTCAGAATGCAATTATGCCCGATGGGATAAGACATGATTAG